The Dreissena polymorpha isolate Duluth1 chromosome 8, UMN_Dpol_1.0, whole genome shotgun sequence genome includes the window caacccattgggtaataaagctgagagttgaaatATTGCAACTAGGTTTGTATCCGAATTTAATATTCGCCAAACAGGCACACATGAGCGCATACTCATCTGTCTCTAAATGTTATATTGCTCAAATAGTCTTTTTACGCTCTAAGAATTTTTAACACGGTCTCGATTACCCAACTCACCCAAATCATATTAAACAAACCGAAGCTGCTTCTACAATTTTATAATCATGTGGAACAAAACAGTCAGAAACTACGTAACCACCGATACGGGCAACTGCTGGACAGACGCAGACAATAAATTAAAGTCACTTAATTGATACATTTCATGATGTGAGAACTATCGGGATGCGTTCTTTGTGGAACTTGGCTGTTATCTTTTCCCAAACATTGTTTTTGCATGATGTCTGCCTTCATATGAGAGGCTTTTTTCTTATGTCCcgttacacattttcaaagaaggGCATATTCAACTTTTAATGTGTGCCAGACATTCTCACATACATTAAAAGCAATAAAAACGCAATAAAAACTGCACTTTACGTAGGTCGTTTTAATGTAAGGCCCTAAAATTGAATGTAGTGCATCTTTTCTGTTAACATAGCTTTTAAATTATGCTTTTAAGGGTTAAAGCCTGATGGCCAAGTGGTAGCCTGATAGACTTTGTAATCAAATGTCcaataattaaatgcaatataccgtacaaacacgttacttttgttttttgtttttttttcttaaacactTAACATGTTTCGTTCCTTCAGttgtaacaatataaaaatatagagGTTACACAATATATTACACATTACAAAGCTGGATCAGTGTTAAAAAACAGCTTATgagtaataatataattaaaaaaacataataatatataatatatagtatattgcaaacatcaaatgtatatgtaaagtATGCTTATGTTCTATATGTCATTAAGCAGTAGATCATTGATACCATAAGGATTCATAGTATTTGCGTCGCCTTACTATGGTCAGGGGACATATAGGCCTTACTTGCTCGGCGTTCGCGGCCTCTGCGGCGTCACacttttcgaaaaaggctcataacttctatgtcccttcagatattgctttcatatttggtatgcatgtgtatttggacaacacctttccatgcgcatacactGTTTTACccatgtgacctttaccttgataGTGGCCAATTGGGGTTGGGCTGGGGCCGAGACAGATATTTggactattttttttaatgttatttttcattaacttcttcacaccgattaacttcaaattgatactgaatttcTCTTtagacaatacggtcaatctcaacgatgcatggccccattaccaacgctGAATGGGCCAAGTTCTCCACGGGTACTATTTCCACGTAcaccgggtactttgaagtatgcttcaccgtacaccgattttcaaatgatacttttggggcccccggtatacttacaggttacacattttgaaattaataaaaatgaacaCATGTGAAGGATTGTTATTACGTATGTGttgaaatgttaataaaaatgtgcattatatatacatatacatatatacacataggCAACTAAAATTTCGTAAAAAGGCAGACATACCTTCACAAGATTGCTCAAAGGTCGATTCCGCAGTCTTGCTAATATGTTCATCTATAGCATTTGTACACTTGGCAGTGTGGTCATCGAGTGTCTGTTTACATTTGTCCGTGTGTGAATTAAGCTCCTTTCTACACTTTTCAAGATGAATCTGCATCTCATCCAAAGATTGATCAGCAATATTTTCAGCTTTCTTTAGTGTATCTTGAGCCGCCTCTAGTAAATGAATCATTTCCTCCGTGGTTATCTTTAATACGTCCTTTTCCAGCTGTATTGAGGAACATATATGTGTAAAAGGCAAAAAGCAGGTATTAACCATTCAACAATTGTGAAATCAAACGAGTATGTACAACTGTTTTACGaagtattaatatatatatatatatatatatatatatatattaatatgttgcAATTGCCTTATACATGTATTCTCAGTTAAGCGAAGATTCTGAATGTCTGATCAAAGATCTGTTCAAAATACAAATCACCGTAGACCATTTAATCGAGAGCCTAAAAACGAGTTTACTTTAAATAAAGAGGAACAATCATCCTGATCGACCGAAAATAGTTACCGTGTGCAATTAACATTGTGAATTCGTCTCTTTTTGTAATGTACTTAATCCGAAAACTGTGgctatttttatgtaaaaaaatacgtGAGTGACGTTTTATCTTGATTTGAATTGCTGATGCGAATTGAATATATTAttgacatatatattatattagtttATTCACCAAAGCATGGCAGACCGAAATGTTTTTGAGAAGTATATGAGACGTGTTTACGCACgaacatacaaacataatttaaaccaTTGAAACAATGTTCATTAACGTTTACAGCTAGGTGCAATCATATGTTGAAGACTGGCAACATAATATTGCTATAGTAACAATAGTTTGTCAGTCCATTCGGAGCTGCGGTGATGAACATGAGGTGAAAAACCGCCTGCAGTGTTCAATCGACCCTAAATTGTTCATCACCGCAGATATTCATGTTCAACCCCGTGGATTAGGGCTTGGCGCCGTTTTACGGCAATTCCCccattatatgattatatattttattttaatatttgagaCATCCTGTACTTCATAGTACAAATAATACATGCGCTCATTTACACACCAGATGGAAACGTGCACAACTAAAAGGTTTCTCACTGAATACCCTTATACCTCTGCTAGTTTCTTCACAGCCTCCTGTGCAGCGACGTCATTTGTTAGACAAACTGGGTCTGTCAGCAAGCTTGTCATTGTTATGAAAATGTCTTGGAGATCTGTGTCTGTGACTTTACACTGAGATGAATGACGGACCGTTCTGCCAATTTCTCGCGCCTATTAAGACATGACAAATATATGTACGTTCTATAAAAATAGCCTGATGTAGTTGTAGCAATGTCTTAATgccatgcatgcatgtatgcaatGTTGTGCAAACTAGTTTCTACATAATTATTGTAAACACGCTGGGCGATTACTGGCCAATTTATAAACCCAAATTATATCCAAGTATCTTACAAAACTAGTGCTAAATATTAACCATATGAAACAATAAGAACATAACTAGCgattatttttgtgtgttttttgcaacAATTAATCTTCACTTTAACATTTTGCTCACTTTTGTCTGAGCATTTATTTTACGTGAGTGCGTTATTTTCTGCAAACTATCCCTACCTAGGAATTACGGTTGTGGAAATCACGTGTTGTTATTCGCTTTCAATGTGTTAGAGCATAACCAACGTTAATCTAATTGAACTAAATGCAAACGTTGCACAATATTTGCCCTTTGGTACAGATGACACAATTAATCGTTTTCTTAATTACCGCGAACGGctaatttatcaattaaatgcaaAATAACTGGGTTGCAGTGGTTATACGAATtttatatcatttagacaaataaatcatttttacCCGGGTGTGACAAGATTTGAGACGATTAAAAATATCTGAAAATGATGTATAACCATTGATTAATTAACCTTACAATATTGTATGAGAATCTCGTAAGAATGCTTTCTTGATTCGGCGGACATAAACATCTAAACTCTTCCTCaaagagaaaaacaaacaaataatagaaaacccaATTAACACGGAAAAAACGTGGGTGAGTAAAAGAAGATTCGACTGAACAGATTTTCTGAATGAGTTCGCCAAATACGAATTGAAATGTTATAAATCCAAATTGACGCCGTTCTAGATGTaaagaaaaaatgaaataaaaaaaaaacacgaacactAAACTGCTCAAAATATGCTCTTAAACGTAGTATTGTCAGCGCGGAAAATCAcggattaaaaaaataaaaaagcatgcCACTATCATTCATCCATGAAAAACTCGAGATATTTGAAATGTTCTGACGAGGTATCAAAAAGGTGGGACAAATCCCTCACAGGATGCTGCTTCTTTTGTATAACAAAAAAAAGACAAAGCATACAACAtattatacaagataagtattgatgcaaagcatcaaaaggcgtcgggaatttcagtgtaaaaggcacttaatgaagttacatggaacgattttttttctcctgtaaatattaatatgttggccgattattttaaacaaaatggaaaaacaaattggtataaccattatttatgattttgtgttataacccccaaataagaattatctatgatgttgtgttataactcccaaataaccattatctatgattttgtgttgtaatcccccaaatattttataattcatttttatacattggtttcctttttttactggcatccgtgtgcagttttcattaatggaacagaactgagtaggttttaaaaaatctgcttcatcttgtaagcgttatttcatatttttctcaacttcaaggggagacgattctgaacttattcttacgttgctcatttacgataggtaTTGAGtattcattgatatgaaaacactgtacaagttttaatgtgtttacgacccccccatcctctcacacatataaatcatgggcataataaaaacaaaaaatggtaacaataaaacagcatatttatttaaactaaaatgtctacatcaaaacaaaaagttaacatagaacacaaataaaatattttgattctactggggctcgaaccttgggcctctcacaggTGAAGCCAGCGTGTAACCattacactacggaaccgcttgaaaaatcaccttctaactaagataataataagtgactgtagtgtaacggttatcaataaagcaataaacagTGTAATCgatgtcgtcttgtaaaattgaagaaaatacgcgttaaccaaaactcgaaccgcaaaagtctgcgctattgttagaaaaaccacaaaataaatatattttgattatgttttgtttttatacaaaaccagaaaggttcaccggttcgcgtatatGCCCGgtccctgtgatattttattattgcccagtccctgtgatcagttattaattaaaagaattagctttgcatcattggcaataaatgttgtagtaaatgtaataggcacaaatgcagtgcttatttacactaatttacacacaaaatcaccactatgcaagatatactaacaacaaaaatatatacattgatccgtaaaataacttctcccataagcgaaaaaaaacgtatttcatactagtcgccgcacttcagtgcgacgccaataatactATCAAACAAATGCTAACTAAAATCCTTTAGtacaacattaaattaaaagtttAGGAAATGCTTGTTTAGTTTCttttcataaaatgtttgacATTGTCCATTTTAGTTTCTCTCAAAGAAATTCCAACATAGTCccaattttttataatataaacgaACAGCAAGGGCAAATTTATTTTTAGCACTAAccaatttgtgttttcattaaagTTGTGGCACTGTCACTTTTCTAGTTTCTCTCAAATTATTCCCTAAATCGTAACCAATTGTATTAATGCAGACAGCATGCGACCAACATATTTCGATCCTTAAGACGGTACGCAGCAGTTTAGTTGCACGCAAATTAGATTTTACTCTAACACCGGTTGCGTAATAAGTGTATTCTTTTTCGGATAGTCGTTTAAAGACGGGATGCATGTCAAATAAgggaataatataaaaaaataaagaattatgAAGCAATGAAAACTGATATCATCATGCCTAAGACCACACAAACCTTTTTATCGCGTGATTGTAACGGCGAGCATTAGTCTAGTTAAGGAAACAAAGTCGATGCACCCTTAactagaaaaaaatataaaaagtaataCTTGTTTTAAACGGATAGTTTTCTTAGAATTAAGCAAATTGGTTTGAATCATCAAATGTTATTtgataacatataaattataatcaaaacctttgtacatgtatacatttaatgttattcttaaaaaataaatcggAACACTGTGATAAGTCAACGGCTTAATACACCAACTTCCATGAAGTGTTTTTTGAGATCATTTACTTCATAGAATACctgatgaattaaaataatatatccaCGACGTCTTGACCATGTGCGGTGGGTTGCATCTTACCGCACGTGCATATTTGCGAATAAAATGGAGTTTTGTTTACATAATTGTTTTCTCTCGGACCAATTTGAATAGAAaagaacattttgtttatttttggtaagcaattaatttaaagaaaaattgaaattgttaaatgtttctttctatgttTGTGACACGTTGAACTTCTTAAGACGCGACATGCAACCATTTGTAGCATATGTAACATATGGGAACTTGATAAGGCCCGTATGATGGAATTGGAAACAccatttaattataaacaaaataacaacaccagtCACACCAATCACACCAGTCACTCACGATTtctatttcatattttgtttcagCATAAGATGGTTTTAACCCGCAAATTGTTAAACATATTCTATGTGAACTAAGTATAATGTAAACAATCGCGCACGTCCTTCAAATGCATAAATATGCTTTAGAAAATGTGAGTCATttgtgtaaattaaaaaaaaataatacaagtttatGTCAGTTTGATTACATTACATACAGTCTAAGACTTTAGATTATTATACTTTCTAAAACTCATTAGAGATAACGACATTCATATAGGACGCGAATGAGTGGCTAACATATACGACATTATCGCCTTTAGCAATATCTCTTTTCACATGCAACTTAAATGATCTCGATATATATTactaattatttgtgtttttatttaaatgtaaatttgaaTCTTAATTTGAATTGGCATACGACAATTCATAGACCAAGTCATGCCaagaattacaattaaataacgttaatatgtctattttaatgtatattctataaaataaatttggGAGGTGGGGGGGTGGAATATAATCATAATGTTACTGAGtttgctacacataatttgtgttttcatttaaatttaaatcttcTTTTGCTTTGGCATACCGAACTATATTGGTAAAGCCATGtcaaaaataacaattaatatcgCCGATATGACCCTTTAAATGTACGGTATACATCTTATGTTCAGTTGCATGCTCTATTAACCTACTTTTTCTGATCTTGCTAAACGTAATAAGTGATttcatattaacatttaaatcttCTTTTTCATTGAAATATGGCAATACATttactagtatgtgttttgacctgaCTTCATGCACTAACACTGCAGTCGTGAACAAACGACCACGATGACCTGTGTTtttcttttcatatttttattaagtTATTACTTATAAACCATTTGGTTAAATTTGCACAAAATCTAGATAAAGGAAGGcacttacaaattaaaaaaaattgtgtgtattttatttattttcatatatgaaattctgttgtttttgttgttgttaaaaactaattaaacacattaatcattcgattgatgttgtttttaaaatgaatttgcaGTCAAATTGAATCAGTATAACACTTCCTAACCTTGTGAAAACCGGTTATTTGGTGGCGAGTGTAGATTCCGATAAAAAAGAAAAGCCAGTGACAGTTCATTGAATAACGATCTTGAAAGCAAATCAGGACGTTTGTACACGTACACCTGAGCATATAACTGTAGGTAGTTTCTTCAAAGAAACTAATTCTGTTATTATTTGATGTCACCGATGGTTGTAAAATTTTGAGCTTGAATAGTCTTTTCAATGAGGATCCAGAAGTTTCAGCTACCTTTGAGcgattttatttctgtaaaaaatgaagGAAGCAGCGGACGTAGCCCCTACAATTGCCCCTACAAATGCagacctaatgaaattattggtGAAAATAGATAATCGTTTGGTTAAAGTTGAAGAAAAATTGGGGTCATTTAAAACTCTAGaggtcaatataaagaagtgaaactccagctgctggagcagtattgcaaggttgacaaatttgaaaaggaaatgtcaaaattatgGAATCTGTTCACGatgagaaaattaaattaaaactagcAATATGTTGGCTGCTATAGATGAAAAGTAGAAGGTGCAGTCTTTAACTTTGGCAGAGAGACCTCTAAAGTGCAGGAATGGAAATTAAAAACAAGCCAATGAGCGATGAACTACTATACGTACAATCCTAATCCATGCGTAACAATCTAGTGTTCGGCAATATTGAGGAGGACCTGCCAGGGGAGGACGAAAATGTGGAATTTGTATTGCGTTAATTCTTAGTCAGCAAGTAAAAAATGGCCAATGACTTAGTTACAGAAATGAAATTTGAACGAATTCATAGAATGGGTGATAAGAATCCTTATAAGATTCGTCCTGTTGTGGCCAAAGTAAACCTTTGCAAGGAGCGTGAACTAGTTAGGAGGTCTGCTAGTGCACTTAAAGACACTCCGTATTACTTGCATTCTGAGGATAAGAAAAGTTGTGATGACTTGTTTTCTATTCTTGctatataaaatattgtgtttttgtatGAACCTTGGAGAAATGCAAATAGTTATATCGAAATATATGGGTACGAATCTTTTAACTTTTACAGAAAGTCTCATCATCGAAATGCTAGGAGAGCTAGCGGTGGAATTGCACTTTATTACCATGAAGCATTGAACTATGGTATACAAATTATACGAGCTCATCATGACACTATATTACGGTTACAATTAGAtaagaacttttttttaatttgaaacatatgtttatattggtAGTATATACCTAGGGTGTGATGAATCTCCTGCTTACACCGTTTGCATTGTCAATCTTTTTGATATTATTCAAAGTGATATTTTTGACTTTGACAATGTTGGGGATGTTTATCTAGTAGGGGATTAAAACTGTCATGTTGGCATTAgaaatgattattttgtatataatacaCACAATGTTGAGCTTGATATAGATTATTATTTACCAGACGAACCCGTAACCCGGGCCTCACTGGATAAAACTTGTAACGCGTTCGGTTATCGTTTACTGGATTTGTGTATAAGCACGGGCGTTCGCAAAGCTAACGGTCGTTTATATCGCAATCATATGATTGGTAATAACACCTTTTTACTCGAGGCTAGGGTCGTCCGTTATAGATTATTCATAAACTAAACCTTGTCATTTAACAAAGCTGAGCGACTTTATGGTTCATGAGTTGTATGTGTGGAGTGATCACTGCCCTATTTCTTTCAGTTTAAATTGTTACACTGTTATTGAAAATTTTATAGAGGAAAGCGAAAGCTTTGTTATTCATAAATGGTCAGAAGAACTAACAAATAATTTCAGATATTGTCTAATTACAGAACTACCTGTTTTGGATAATGCAACAGGTAACGAAGATTTGAATAACAGATCAGCAATACATAATATGTTGACTAAGTTTACATCaattatacatgattttacagatCCTTTATTTCGTAAAGATGTAACAATGACTAAAAATGTCTCGTTTAAACAAACCAAAAATGTAGATGATAAGCCATGGTTTGACCTTGCTTGTAAACGCACAATGCAGTTGTGAATTGATGCATTGCGTAATATCAACCGTTATAAATCATCTGCACATAAAGAGCAATTATGAAAGATATAAGCCTATAGTTAAGAAAAAGCgaaaatgttataaattacaACAAACtaaagaaattgaaaatttaagaTTGCCTAAACGAAAAGAGTTtgggaaatattttaaaagcagaAATGTTGTTAATCATAAATTGTCTTGagactcttaaaaaaaataatacttttccgAACTTGGAAACGATATATTTCGAAATGGTAATACCGAGTCTGAGGATTTTGCCTCAACTCATGATTTTGATTGttgtgatgatgttgatgatcttTTGGTTAAGCCAATATCTGTTAATGAAATTGTAGAAGCTGTAAAAGCATTGAAGCGAGGGAAAGCCTATGGGAATGATTTTTTGCTAAATGAGTATTTTATTGAATCGATTGATAAATCactaatgtaaaatatttaataaatatgtgaaaGCGGATTCTTTCCAAGTAATTGATGTGAGGGTTTTATTAAATCTCTGCATAAAAAGGTACATAAAAATCATGTTAACAACTATCGTGGTATAACTATAGTAAGTGGCTTATCAAAACTATTCACTATATTAAAAAAACGAATTAATTCCTATCGTGAGGAAATTGTACTTTATCTGCTGCTCAATTTGGTTTAGAAAAGGAAAATTTGCTATTGatgctttatttgttttgtttatagtaCTGACATATATTGATGACAATAAACGTTTGTATTGTGCACTTGTGGATTTTAAAAAGCCTTCGATAGCACTTACAGAAATGGCATGTggcttaaattatataaaaaaggtATAGGAGGTAAACTATTGCGCATTGTTAATGacatgtaaaataaagttaaatcatGCATTAAGCTATGTAATCATTATTGTTTCGAATATGCTGTAGGCTTACGTCAAGGGTAGTCCAAATTGTTTACGCTCTCAAATAATAAGccactttttatattggtaatatttggagcgtacaatgGGGGAAAGACCAAAACAATGGTGGAAAGTTTTCCTTcgttgtctatattgttgcgcaagtatgttgtgcgcaacattcaagccccgatatcagagttaatatcaacggattgcaattatatttacatacatgtgtagataattcattgcTTGATAATGTTCCGTAACAcctattcaaattttcaatatctctcgattcgctcattgtgtagatatttatcgataacgcagcctcgatgtaaagcatgtgGTTAAAATGGGAAGAATGTGAAGAATTAACGGCGGAAAAAACAGTTTGCGTTCTTCTGTTGTGAGCGCAGAGCATTAtatagtaaagcgatgttattatacttttctggattaattgagcattgttttcTTCTCAAGTGACAATTAACAATgtgcaagttctgaaataaacagCATATACTATCTACATAAATAATAgcgatacagatcgtacagtataccgtcctatgaaacgtagaatgtaagtacatattaCAACACAGACAGAGCTGtgaaaaacacatgcattatatGTTGCAGAAACTaagaagagtgaatagaaactgcaccatatctcttttgaacatatgctcattaaatcgacaaagatgagcatactagatctacttaggttaaagtcggtgttaaaagctcatgctAAATAAAatttacgcgtacacgttacaccgtaatgcattcttctgattggttgatatttaaatctgtttcattACATGGCgtgaggtcagtgattgtattgcgatttcAGCGGAAgattaactgaagaatttatgcttTTAAACTGCAATTCgacaatatttgaggtaaaaatggacttctgaactaaacctttatgagttggtaatgttattttgcaattttacgcaaattgatgaacaTTTAAACTTTCTAGTTTCCACCACGTAATTGTTCCTTCgccgataagacgttccaaagcatttagccaatataaaaaatatctctttattCTTTGCACGTCTTATAATTAAGACTAATGTCAAGGGGAGGTAATCTCGCCGATTTTATTTTCCCTGTTTATAGTTGACTTTGAGTTATTTTTACAACAAGATATAAATTGTGGTTTAGAATTGAATAATATTATCTTGATACTATtgctatttgctgatgatatggtaaTTCTTGGTAATTCGCCTGAAGAGATTAACAAAAGTTTACTTTATTACATAGTTATTGTACTGAACGGAGTCTAGTTGTTAATGTAAAACCAAAGTTATGGTTGATAGAAAAAAAGGGAAGGACTGTTGCAATCAGAGAATAATTTATATAATGGTTCCTCAATGGAAGtggtaaatgattttaattatttaggaaCAGTTTTCAATTATACTGGTAATTGTGCACTGAGCCAAGAACAACTAGTGGGTAAAGCTCTTAAAgctttgcatattttatttattaattgtaacaAATATAAAGTGAAGCAAAAACTTCTTTGTCAATTCTTTGACTCCTGTGTTGGATCTGCCATATGTTATGCGGCAGAGATGTGGGGCCACGGTAAATCTAGCGTTATTGAAAGGGTTCAACTACAATTTTGTAAAAGGATACTAAATGTAAATATCAGAACTTCAAATGCTGTTGTATATGGTGAATTGGCACGTTATCTATTGTCTATTGTCAGATATGTTaagataattaaatattggtttcgTTTACTTCAAATGGATAATATTATTGTCTAATAAGTGTATAATATGTGCCTATTTGATTGAAATAATGGTAAAAGCAATTGGTTGACTTaggttaattttttatttcagtaCGGTTTTAATTATGTTTGGAATGATCCATTTTGTGTCAATAGTGAATGTTTTATACCAGTGTTTAAACAGAGAGTTATTGGTACTTTTATACAATTGGCATGTCGACAAGGATAATAATGGTGTGTTAACtttgtatgcaaatgttaaagtaaattttgAGTGAGAATCATATTAAGATATATTGCCTAGTAACCTAAGATTCTTTATTAGCAAAATAAGAATGGGTTCTCATCCCGTGCGTATTCATACTGGTAGATGTTGTGTAAATAGAGTTGaaagaaatgaacgttattgtataTATTATGATATGCATGATttggaagacgaatatcattataTACTTATATGTCCTAGATATAATGATATTAGACACAAATATATCAGACGATACTATAATGTTAATCCAAGTGGTATTAAATTTATTCAATTGTTAAATACTTATTGTAAGAATGTTCTGAAAAACCTAGctctttatattaattaaacacTGTCTCATAGAACTGCTTATACTTAAAAATCAGTTCATCCTCTTATagttatgtaattgtttatttgaatGTGCTTCAT containing:
- the LOC127841013 gene encoding uncharacterized protein LOC127841013, translating into MMNCKHFDNKFSFPIAPGKHNPPCVLTKAREIGRTVRHSSQCKVTDTDLQDIFITMTSLLTDPVCLTNDVAAQEAVKKLAELEKDVLKITTEEMIHLLEAAQDTLKKAENIADQSLDEMQIHLEKCRKELNSHTDKCKQTLDDHTAKCTNAIDEHISKTAESTFEQSCEANDANCRTRLI